The Fodinibius saliphilus genomic interval TGCAATGACGCTGGCTCGCAATAACATGAAGTTTCTACTTATCGAAAAAGGTGAATTTGCCGGTTCTAAAAACGTCTCGGGGGGCGTACTCTGGGGACATGATCTGGCAAAGCTCGTTCCTGAATACTGGGAAGAGGAAGATGGAGGCTGGGAACGCTTTATCAATCACCGGCGCCTTACCTTTATGGATGATCAATCAACTTTTTCAGTCGATTTTAAATCATCTCATTTTAATGAACCGCCCTATTCCGGCGTTGTAGTACTGCGCTCTAAATTTGATCGCTGGCTTGCCGGTAAGGTTCAGGAAGAGATTGATAAGAGCGACTATGCCATGGAGTCGTTCATCGCCACTAATATTAAGGTGGATGAGATTCTGATGGAAGATGATAAAGCGGTTGGCATTCGTACCGGCGAAGAAGAATTTCATGCCAATAGTGTTATTATTTCTGAAGGAGTCAATAATCTTCTTACGCGTCAGGTTGGCCTGCAGGATGATTATGTGCCGGCCGACCATATGCTGACGGGCATCAAGGAAGTAATCCGCTTTGACCAAAAAGTACTGGAAGATCGTTTCCAGCTAAATGGGCTCAGTGGCATGTCAAATGAATTTGTCGGCTATGCCACTGACGGTGTTGAAGGCGGAGGGTTCCTCTACACTAACCGCGATACTATCTCTCTTGGATTGGTTGCAGGCATTAAAGACATGCGTGAGAAGCAAAAGAGTCCACAGGATATTCTCAACACTTTTAAAAGCCATCCGGTTATTCAAGATACTATCAAAGGCGGCGAAGTTGTTGAATATTCTGCTCACGTGGTTTCTTCTGGCGATAAACGCGTAATGCCTAAAGAGCTTTATAAAGATGGGGTCTTACTTTGTGGGGAGGCAGCAAACCTGCTTATGAATGCAGGAAAAGCGATACAGGGAATGGATTATGCCATGCGCTCAGGAATTCTGGGAGCTGAAACCATCGTTAAAGCTAAGGAACGAGACGATTATAGCAGTAAAACACTCAAAGAGTATAAACAAGCACTGGCCAAAAGCTATGTGATGAAAGATATCAATAATTTTCAGGATGCCGTACATATGTTGCACAATCCCAAGATGTTTAAGGATGTACCGAACCTGATTTGTGACTTCGGACGCAAGTTCTTTACCATTGACAATGAGCCTACTAAGAAGTCGCGTAAAATGATGGCCGAATCTATCAAGGAACACTCTTCGTACTGGGATCTGATTAAAATAGGACTTAAAGGAGCAAAATCATTATGAAATTACTCGATCTACCAAAACGCCTGGGCTTAGTCAGTTATCGAAACCAAGCTAAATCAGAAATCAAGCCTCATATTGAGGTTGATACGGATATCTGCAACTCTACCTGCCCCCATAAGTGTACTACCTATGTATGTCCGGCTAACTGCTATACGATGGATGATAATGGGCAAGTGCATTTCCAGGTGGAAGACTGCATCGAATGCGGCACCTGCATGTATGCTTGTGACCAAGGTGCAGTAGACTGGAACTATCCGGATCCGGAAATTGGCCGGGGCGTCACTTGGAACTTTGGATAACTCCCCGTCTCGAAACGTTTCCTATATAACACGGTTTCGATGCTCCACGTTGGAACCAGCCCCTTTCCATCAAAGCACGCTCACTGCTTTTCCATATACTTAAAGTGATTAAATAAGAAAAGGCTGCCCTTTTGGGGCAGCCTCCTGTTTATAATATTTTCTAAAAATGATTTTACTCATTTTGTTGTGGTTTAAGCTCAATCATCAGCTGTTTTCCTTCTGCTGTCACATTCACTTCCATCTCCCATTTTTGATATCCGTCAGCTTCTACAACAACAGTGTAAGAACCAGCTTCTAAAGATTTAAAAGCATACATGCCTTTATCTCCCGTAGTAGCTTTTGTATCGGCTCCTTGTAACATTACTTCAACACCAGAAAGTGCCTGGTTTGTAGCTTGATCTACGACCTTACCATATAGTTTGCCATTCTCCTTTTCCTGAGCTGTAGCTTGATTGCTAATCAACCCTACTCCTAAAACAAGCATAAGCGCTGAAAAGAGAATTTTTTTCTTGAATAAATACATATCGCCTCTATCTATTTTTGTTATTTATTATGTAGTGTTGTGAGCGATTAGTTTTTGCTCATCAACGTTCAATTATTCATACCTTGGGACTTATTTTTTTGTTCCCCTATCAACAAACTCTGATGAGCTTTTTATAAACTATTTAAAACT includes:
- a CDS encoding FAD-dependent oxidoreductase; the protein is MMDEKFDCIIVGAGIAGLAAAMTLARNNMKFLLIEKGEFAGSKNVSGGVLWGHDLAKLVPEYWEEEDGGWERFINHRRLTFMDDQSTFSVDFKSSHFNEPPYSGVVVLRSKFDRWLAGKVQEEIDKSDYAMESFIATNIKVDEILMEDDKAVGIRTGEEEFHANSVIISEGVNNLLTRQVGLQDDYVPADHMLTGIKEVIRFDQKVLEDRFQLNGLSGMSNEFVGYATDGVEGGGFLYTNRDTISLGLVAGIKDMREKQKSPQDILNTFKSHPVIQDTIKGGEVVEYSAHVVSSGDKRVMPKELYKDGVLLCGEAANLLMNAGKAIQGMDYAMRSGILGAETIVKAKERDDYSSKTLKEYKQALAKSYVMKDINNFQDAVHMLHNPKMFKDVPNLICDFGRKFFTIDNEPTKKSRKMMAESIKEHSSYWDLIKIGLKGAKSL
- a CDS encoding ferredoxin family protein — its product is MKLLDLPKRLGLVSYRNQAKSEIKPHIEVDTDICNSTCPHKCTTYVCPANCYTMDDNGQVHFQVEDCIECGTCMYACDQGAVDWNYPDPEIGRGVTWNFG
- a CDS encoding carboxypeptidase-like regulatory domain-containing protein; its protein translation is MYLFKKKILFSALMLVLGVGLISNQATAQEKENGKLYGKVVDQATNQALSGVEVMLQGADTKATTGDKGMYAFKSLEAGSYTVVVEADGYQKWEMEVNVTAEGKQLMIELKPQQNE